The following are encoded in a window of Amphibacillus xylanus NBRC 15112 genomic DNA:
- a CDS encoding phage holin family protein → MEFLSNNIKAITAGLSLALSYLFGGWSALLIALICFSIFDYITGILAAGYKGELNSRIGLYGIARKVLIFGVVAVAGIVDHVIAEELGNAFAIGDFELSVASASILFYLVNEFISISENLGKLNVPVPLVLKKAISIFKEKSYEEGKLAE, encoded by the coding sequence ATGGAGTTCTTATCTAATAACATTAAAGCTATTACAGCTGGTCTGTCCTTAGCTTTAAGTTACTTATTTGGAGGTTGGTCAGCGTTGTTGATAGCTTTGATTTGCTTTTCCATATTTGATTATATAACGGGAATTTTAGCAGCGGGTTATAAAGGTGAATTAAATAGCCGAATTGGACTTTATGGGATTGCTCGTAAGGTGCTTATCTTTGGTGTTGTTGCAGTAGCTGGCATTGTAGATCATGTGATTGCTGAGGAATTGGGAAATGCTTTTGCAATCGGTGATTTTGAGCTATCAGTTGCAAGCGCAAGCATTTTGTTCTACCTAGTAAACGAATTTATTAGTATCAGCGAAAATCTAGGCAAATTGAATGTACCAGTCCCATTGGTATTAAAGAAAGCAATTTCTATATTTAAAGAGAAATCATACGAAGAGGGAAAGTTAGCTGAATAG
- a CDS encoding distal tail protein Dit: MKFNGIKKSYLKTSRKKNRPPWMPIHRELVTVVGKPGAYLSNTQKQIRTINVPVLLLADDLSDLQKVKEDLANWLIHDEPKELIFNDEPDRVYYAVVSGSLDLDELVYSGQGIITFLCPDPFKYGHEKTIHFPSDQVIVENNGTAEADPIFELTATKKSTFAMISNGEDYNLIGQPSDVDVEQVDSEEILINERGETLSEWNTPPIKIDSHTAVIDGSMGTDGTGIVPLNYGSGDAWHGPARAIEINPIQDFEVEMKCRVELTRPSDTFRIETYLFDENLNVIGKIAIVDSTVNGSQVAAEGRSGDWVGNNVNYEISSKNYLRRTNHFHGVVKVTRKGKELIFYAARLGSGDNPIHHDTLTVSRFITDSNLLGRLKYIQIHFGKYGQSTNATVPRINQLKVTELKEVSVDKTPYIIYPNDVITFDHKNEDILVNGEPRKDLKNFGASFFTLKKGDNQLLVTPEDSFETNVRFRERFY; the protein is encoded by the coding sequence TTGAAATTTAATGGTATAAAAAAATCCTATCTTAAAACATCTAGGAAGAAAAACAGACCGCCATGGATGCCTATACACAGAGAACTCGTAACAGTTGTTGGAAAACCAGGGGCATATTTATCTAACACTCAAAAGCAGATTAGAACGATCAACGTTCCAGTTTTGTTATTAGCGGATGATTTATCTGATTTGCAAAAAGTTAAAGAAGATTTAGCTAATTGGCTAATTCATGACGAGCCAAAAGAACTCATATTTAATGATGAGCCAGACAGAGTTTATTATGCTGTTGTAAGTGGAAGTTTAGATTTAGATGAACTTGTTTATTCGGGACAGGGAATTATTACTTTTCTTTGTCCCGATCCGTTTAAATACGGCCACGAAAAAACTATTCATTTCCCAAGCGATCAAGTCATCGTTGAAAATAACGGAACAGCTGAAGCCGATCCTATTTTTGAATTAACAGCAACTAAAAAGAGTACTTTTGCAATGATTTCAAACGGTGAGGATTATAATTTAATCGGACAACCTAGCGACGTTGATGTAGAACAAGTAGACAGCGAAGAAATTTTGATTAACGAACGTGGGGAAACCTTATCAGAATGGAACACACCACCTATAAAGATAGACAGTCATACAGCTGTGATTGACGGAAGTATGGGAACAGATGGGACTGGTATTGTACCATTAAATTATGGTAGTGGAGATGCTTGGCATGGTCCTGCACGAGCGATAGAGATTAACCCTATACAAGACTTTGAGGTTGAAATGAAATGTAGAGTTGAATTAACTAGACCGTCCGACACCTTTAGAATTGAAACTTATTTATTTGACGAGAATCTAAACGTAATTGGTAAAATAGCGATTGTGGACAGTACGGTTAATGGTAGTCAAGTGGCGGCTGAAGGTCGTTCTGGGGATTGGGTTGGTAATAACGTTAATTACGAAATCTCATCAAAGAATTATTTGCGCAGGACGAATCATTTTCATGGGGTAGTTAAAGTTACCCGCAAAGGAAAAGAACTCATATTTTACGCGGCTAGATTAGGTTCGGGGGATAATCCGATTCACCACGATACACTAACCGTTTCTCGTTTTATCACAGACAGTAATTTATTGGGTAGGTTAAAATATATTCAAATTCATTTTGGGAAATACGGACAGTCAACAAACGCAACCGTACCACGAATTAATCAATTAAAAGTAACCGAATTAAAAGAAGTCAGTGTAGATAAAACACCTTACATTATATACCCGAATGACGTTATAACTTTTGACCACAAAAACGAAGATATTTTAGTAAATGGAGAACCGAGAAAAGACTTAAAAAATTTCGGAGCTTCTTTTTTTACGCTTAAAAAAGGCGATAATCAATTGTTGGTGACACCAGAGGATAGCTTTGAAACAAATGTTAGATTTAGAGAAAGGTTTTATTAG
- a CDS encoding glycosyltransferase, translated as MNEISLCMIVKNEEEVLRECLSSVKEIVDEIIIVDTGSTDKTKEIAREFTDKVIDFEWIDDFSAARNFAFSHATKDFIFWMDADDILLKADQDKFKKLKEELNESVDTVSMLYHIAFDDYGNPQFSFRRNRLVKRSNNFKWKGAVHEYLEFGGRVIKSDVAIRHRKKDKKNVNVQSDRNLKIYENRLRKGEEFTPRDTFYYANELRDHRQFEAAIQFYQKFIDMEQGWVEDKIRACINLAACYRELGDLENEIEALIKSIVYDVPRPEVSCRLGDLYKERKLYNKAIIWYQIAIQANVEEIQGFRQESYSTWYPYLQLCVCYWHTGQKELAVEYNNKAKKYRPNDQAILNNEKFFEEYFSNKS; from the coding sequence ATGAATGAAATTAGTCTTTGCATGATTGTGAAAAATGAAGAAGAAGTATTAAGAGAATGTTTAAGTAGCGTGAAAGAAATTGTTGATGAAATCATTATTGTCGATACCGGCTCAACAGATAAGACAAAAGAAATTGCACGTGAATTTACAGATAAGGTTATTGACTTTGAATGGATTGATGATTTTTCTGCTGCAAGAAACTTTGCCTTTAGCCATGCGACTAAGGACTTTATATTTTGGATGGATGCAGATGATATCTTGTTAAAAGCAGATCAGGACAAATTCAAAAAATTAAAAGAAGAACTAAATGAGAGTGTAGATACGGTATCAATGCTATACCATATTGCATTTGATGATTATGGTAATCCGCAATTTAGCTTCAGAAGAAATCGCCTAGTAAAGAGAAGTAATAACTTCAAGTGGAAAGGTGCTGTTCATGAGTATTTAGAATTTGGTGGTCGCGTAATCAAATCAGATGTAGCAATTCGACATCGAAAAAAAGACAAAAAAAATGTCAATGTACAATCTGATAGAAATTTAAAAATTTATGAAAACCGATTACGAAAAGGAGAAGAATTTACTCCCCGTGATACCTTCTATTATGCCAATGAATTAAGAGATCACCGTCAATTCGAAGCAGCAATTCAATTTTATCAAAAATTTATTGATATGGAACAAGGGTGGGTAGAGGATAAGATTCGCGCATGTATAAATTTAGCTGCTTGCTATAGAGAGTTAGGGGACCTAGAGAATGAAATTGAAGCACTGATAAAATCAATCGTTTATGATGTCCCTAGACCTGAGGTATCGTGCCGTTTGGGTGATTTATATAAAGAACGAAAACTATATAATAAAGCGATAATTTGGTATCAGATAGCTATTCAAGCAAATGTTGAAGAAATACAAGGATTTAGGCAAGAGAGTTACTCTACATGGTATCCATATTTGCAGTTGTGTGTTTGCTACTGGCACACCGGACAAAAGGAATTAGCAGTTGAGTATAATAATAAAGCAAAGAAGTACCGACCAAATGATCAAGCGATTTTAAATAACGAGAAATTCTTTGAAGAATACTTTTCAAATAAATCATAA
- a CDS encoding glycosyltransferase family 2 protein encodes MTSPNLSVCLIVKDEEIFLDNCLKSISNLADEIIIIDTGSSDQTLSICEKYNANVHFYKWHNDFSAARNYAISKATGDWILWIDADEEFEKSKSLLIKDTISNSSSPMIYLPIINYYGEKFPVNKEQAYLYHQPRIFRNHLGIKFKNKVHEIPLLPHQDDIGYPTEFVDAPIYHYGYIKEVLNKKDKSDRNFNILTEEAKVPGHSPWIEYHLANELYRKQDYLLAFAYVNESIKGFLLHGKIPPSILYRLKYAILLDTNNIKEAWPGINYALYLYPDYVDLNFIKGLILYDQQDYSSALECFNYCLELRENNHKYLILKGVGSFKALHYKNLCLEKLRNEND; translated from the coding sequence ATGACATCACCTAATCTATCGGTATGTTTAATAGTAAAGGATGAAGAAATATTCCTTGATAATTGTTTAAAAAGTATTTCTAACTTAGCAGATGAGATCATTATTATTGACACTGGTTCGTCAGATCAAACTTTATCAATCTGTGAAAAATATAATGCGAATGTTCATTTTTATAAATGGCATAACGACTTTTCTGCAGCAAGAAATTATGCAATATCAAAAGCTACTGGTGATTGGATTTTATGGATTGATGCTGATGAGGAATTTGAAAAGTCAAAAAGTCTACTAATTAAAGACACAATCTCTAATTCAAGTTCACCAATGATATATTTACCAATCATTAATTATTACGGTGAAAAATTCCCTGTTAATAAAGAGCAAGCATACCTATATCATCAGCCCCGAATTTTCCGTAATCATTTAGGCATTAAATTTAAAAATAAAGTTCATGAGATCCCACTATTGCCTCACCAAGACGACATAGGTTACCCGACTGAATTCGTTGATGCACCAATCTATCACTATGGTTATATAAAAGAAGTATTAAACAAAAAAGATAAATCAGATCGTAACTTTAATATTTTAACAGAGGAAGCTAAAGTACCAGGTCATAGTCCATGGATTGAATATCATTTAGCAAATGAATTGTATCGTAAACAAGATTATCTACTAGCTTTTGCTTATGTAAATGAATCTATTAAAGGGTTCCTCTTACATGGTAAAATCCCCCCTTCAATACTCTATCGATTAAAGTATGCTATCTTACTCGATACCAATAATATTAAAGAGGCATGGCCAGGTATTAATTATGCATTATACCTATATCCAGACTATGTTGATCTGAATTTTATTAAAGGACTCATCCTGTACGATCAACAAGATTATTCATCTGCTTTAGAATGTTTCAACTATTGCTTAGAACTTAGAGAGAACAACCATAAATATCTCATATTAAAAGGAGTGGGAAGTTTTAAAGCCTTACATTATAAAAATTTGTGTCTAGAAAAATTAAGGAATGAAAATGATTAA
- the cdaA gene encoding diadenylate cyclase CdaA produces the protein MLGEGLNLFNILRIIVDITLVWYVFYKLIMLLRGTKAIQLLKGIFVVIFIYLVSYLLNLQTVQVMIEQIIVWGPVAVIILFQPELRRALEQIGRGSFFSRNRQSEEDILNQVIEALVTSCTYMGKRRIGALITIERDTNMGDYIQTGIPIEGQLSHQLLTNIFVPNTPLHDGAVIIHHNRIIAAACYLPLSESPFISKELGTRHRAAMGISEVSDALTIVVSEETGHISYTRNGELHRDISQDELSTMLRNDLNQSFSKPPTLKNWNWRGMKK, from the coding sequence ATGCTAGGTGAGGGACTAAATCTCTTTAATATTCTCAGAATTATTGTCGACATTACCCTTGTCTGGTATGTGTTTTATAAACTAATTATGTTATTACGTGGCACAAAAGCCATTCAATTATTAAAAGGAATATTCGTTGTTATATTTATATACTTAGTGAGTTACTTATTAAATCTTCAAACAGTTCAAGTGATGATAGAGCAAATTATCGTCTGGGGTCCTGTTGCTGTGATTATTTTATTCCAACCTGAGTTGAGAAGGGCGCTTGAACAAATAGGTCGTGGTAGCTTTTTCAGTCGAAACCGGCAATCAGAAGAAGATATTTTAAATCAAGTGATTGAGGCATTGGTTACATCATGCACTTATATGGGAAAACGCCGGATAGGGGCACTAATCACAATTGAAAGAGATACCAATATGGGTGATTACATTCAAACAGGAATTCCTATCGAGGGTCAATTATCTCATCAATTATTAACTAATATATTTGTACCTAATACACCCTTACATGATGGTGCAGTGATTATACATCATAATCGTATTATAGCTGCGGCATGTTATTTACCACTCTCGGAGAGTCCTTTTATTTCTAAAGAATTAGGAACGAGACATAGAGCGGCTATGGGTATAAGTGAAGTTAGCGATGCTTTAACGATTGTTGTTTCAGAGGAAACGGGACACATATCATACACTCGAAATGGTGAACTTCACAGAGATATTAGTCAAGATGAATTGAGTACGATGCTGAGGAATGATTTAAATCAAAGCTTTAGTAAACCTCCTACGTTGAAAAATTGGAACTGGAGGGGAATGAAAAAATGA
- a CDS encoding phage tail spike protein: MSQIHIADGQSDNILDYITAKNIISDTHKKSLENTLETYNFITFADKSFSQFLEKRNRIIIPDEDDNLVEFVIFEAHKYRDTEGHKAQVYAHASYLELKKASVIFPGTFTGTASQHGGRALNDTGWEIGIVESDQSISITFDNHTNPYEYLKRIAREFELELDFRVEHNGTKITRRIVDLVERIGTWRGREVTFGKDLDGIRRVEKQDIVTALLGIAPEDENGNRLEVLVEDEEALQRWGRRDEYGNLQHLIEPYVIQSDRSEMTETEARQYTRTALDKRINTQITYETTIVDLENVPGMDNKKIRFGDTIKIKDEKFNPPLYLEARVFELERSVKSKGKKEIKLGDFIEYTEEQVHDVFNQLRKEIRARITRSEMVEHTYSKVEIDQKDQYVFDEGKAFAEAVGIEAEDNAKQFAIEQDSALKIDVEGYADGVASQAEDNAKVYADDVSAQALQQALAESVAKDTYNAKMAEIASDLSEKAGITYVDGKLQIVDGAIADLNAEIDKKADGSTVYTISEVDNMINNTVSKTQYTADINGIISDLETQGTQIGQNTQAIGLKANQSQVDALQGTVNSHDAQLLVMADEISTKVSADYVQSAIDNAVKTETYRIVARRYNGPYNTPTGLYTESGTKLNPIGNDRSYMLSVYDRNTNTWESHETYDVYLSPENADILANDLNNLDNDKLIVLIGAHAPRHNRLEGGLPEAIYRCGGSKDVFEHADWNGSHPSYILVGIPGMGEGGGKEYFAPSSVGWLDVQFFINNGNVDFNGYTDNPITKIESLSAELSVQAGKIEAKADSSTVNALGARVSTAETKISGLEGEITSKVSTTQFNTLSGTVSNLQSTVTQQAGLIAQKVDDGQVRSIFTQEANSFTFQADQINFDGHVFGGNATFKGHLQGATGTFSGEIETSKLRVRAKSVHDFDNFGIEIETAQWQASTTNPYKRTGFIDLNTGNDSLEISRRDLNNNQKPLAGFSLDAEMIDLYGKLTLMPNANDGYANILSLNGGNLDHAYMEFHRNWLGRSAYIGIGSRNSNQFVINAENLSEGILLTGGNVTVRNRLINLPAYNNTTGSPANAYVASNGYFGRSTSAKKYKDFIEKANVDYKRILEIEPHSWYDKGEIKRNGGSIEGLKRYYGAIADHFEDVGLSEYVVYDEETGAVENFNDRAWILLIPNINDIKGDLEKLETENQLLKNELKIIKEMIS; this comes from the coding sequence ATGTCGCAAATACACATTGCGGATGGTCAAAGTGATAATATATTAGATTATATTACAGCGAAGAATATTATCAGTGACACGCATAAAAAATCACTTGAAAATACGTTGGAAACGTATAACTTTATAACATTTGCAGACAAATCATTCAGTCAATTTTTAGAAAAACGAAATCGAATCATTATCCCTGACGAAGATGATAATTTAGTTGAATTTGTGATATTTGAAGCTCACAAATATAGAGATACTGAAGGTCATAAGGCTCAAGTCTATGCACATGCTAGCTATTTAGAATTAAAAAAAGCTAGTGTTATTTTTCCTGGTACTTTCACAGGAACTGCCAGCCAACACGGCGGAAGAGCCTTAAATGATACTGGCTGGGAAATTGGTATCGTTGAATCTGACCAATCAATATCAATCACATTTGACAATCACACAAATCCCTATGAGTATTTGAAGCGTATTGCCCGTGAATTTGAACTTGAATTAGATTTTAGGGTAGAACATAACGGAACAAAAATAACTCGTAGAATCGTCGATTTAGTCGAAAGAATTGGTACGTGGCGGGGTCGAGAAGTCACGTTTGGGAAAGACCTTGACGGAATTAGACGGGTTGAAAAGCAAGATATTGTTACAGCTCTTTTAGGAATTGCTCCTGAAGATGAAAACGGTAATCGATTAGAAGTGTTAGTCGAAGATGAAGAAGCCTTACAGCGGTGGGGAAGACGTGATGAATACGGAAATTTACAACATTTGATTGAACCGTATGTAATACAGTCTGATAGATCAGAAATGACTGAAACAGAAGCACGACAATACACACGCACAGCACTTGATAAACGAATAAATACGCAAATCACATATGAAACGACTATTGTGGATTTAGAAAACGTTCCAGGTATGGATAATAAAAAAATACGCTTTGGTGACACGATTAAAATAAAAGATGAAAAATTTAATCCACCTTTATATTTGGAAGCTAGAGTATTTGAGTTAGAAAGATCGGTTAAATCAAAGGGCAAGAAGGAAATTAAGCTTGGTGATTTTATTGAGTACACCGAAGAACAGGTACATGATGTTTTTAATCAATTAAGAAAAGAAATACGCGCACGAATTACAAGATCAGAAATGGTCGAACACACCTACTCAAAAGTAGAAATCGATCAAAAAGATCAATACGTATTTGATGAAGGAAAAGCCTTTGCCGAAGCCGTTGGAATCGAAGCCGAAGATAACGCTAAACAATTCGCAATCGAACAAGATAGTGCACTTAAAATCGACGTTGAAGGCTATGCCGATGGTGTAGCTAGTCAAGCAGAAGATAATGCAAAGGTGTACGCTGATGACGTATCAGCACAAGCCTTACAACAGGCATTAGCTGAATCGGTAGCAAAAGATACGTATAACGCTAAAATGGCTGAAATAGCTAGTGATTTAAGCGAAAAAGCGGGTATAACGTACGTTGACGGTAAATTGCAGATTGTTGACGGAGCAATAGCCGATTTAAACGCAGAAATCGATAAAAAGGCAGATGGCAGTACAGTCTACACAATATCCGAAGTTGACAACATGATTAATAATACAGTATCTAAAACTCAATATACCGCAGATATTAACGGAATTATATCCGATTTAGAAACTCAAGGTACACAGATAGGTCAAAACACGCAAGCTATCGGTTTAAAGGCAAACCAGTCACAAGTAGACGCACTTCAAGGGACAGTAAATAGTCATGATGCGCAGTTGTTAGTTATGGCAGATGAGATAAGTACGAAGGTAAGTGCTGATTATGTTCAAAGTGCTATTGACAATGCTGTTAAAACTGAAACATATAGAATTGTAGCTAGAAGATACAATGGACCGTATAACACACCAACGGGTTTGTATACAGAATCAGGAACTAAATTGAATCCTATAGGCAACGATAGATCTTATATGCTTAGCGTATATGATAGAAACACTAATACGTGGGAAAGTCATGAAACATATGATGTATACCTATCACCTGAAAATGCAGATATTTTAGCAAATGATCTAAACAATTTAGATAATGATAAATTAATAGTGTTAATTGGCGCTCATGCTCCTAGACATAATAGACTTGAAGGGGGTTTGCCCGAAGCAATATATAGATGTGGTGGTTCAAAAGATGTATTTGAACACGCTGATTGGAATGGAAGTCACCCTAGTTACATTTTAGTAGGAATTCCCGGAATGGGTGAGGGTGGAGGTAAAGAGTATTTTGCTCCTTCTAGTGTAGGTTGGTTAGACGTACAATTTTTTATAAATAACGGTAATGTAGATTTTAATGGATATACAGATAATCCTATAACAAAAATCGAATCTCTATCCGCAGAACTATCAGTACAAGCGGGTAAAATTGAAGCTAAGGCCGATAGTAGTACAGTCAATGCATTAGGTGCACGTGTTAGCACCGCTGAAACGAAGATAAGCGGTCTTGAGGGCGAAATAACGTCTAAAGTGAGTACAACGCAGTTTAATACGCTTAGTGGTACGGTGTCTAACTTGCAATCAACAGTAACGCAACAAGCGGGATTAATCGCTCAAAAGGTTGATGACGGACAAGTTCGTTCTATATTCACGCAAGAAGCTAATAGCTTCACGTTTCAAGCTGACCAAATCAATTTTGATGGCCATGTATTTGGTGGTAATGCGACGTTTAAAGGTCACTTACAAGGAGCAACGGGGACTTTTAGTGGGGAAATTGAAACTAGCAAATTGCGAGTGAGAGCAAAAAGCGTACATGACTTTGACAACTTTGGAATAGAAATTGAAACCGCACAGTGGCAAGCAAGTACAACAAATCCATATAAAAGAACTGGGTTTATTGATCTTAATACTGGAAATGACTCGTTGGAGATCAGCAGGAGAGATTTAAATAATAACCAAAAGCCTCTAGCTGGGTTTAGTTTAGACGCAGAAATGATTGATTTGTACGGTAAACTAACGCTGATGCCTAACGCAAATGACGGCTATGCAAATATTTTAAGTCTTAACGGCGGAAACCTTGATCACGCCTACATGGAATTTCATAGGAATTGGCTAGGTAGAAGTGCTTATATAGGAATTGGGTCTAGAAACTCTAATCAATTTGTCATTAATGCGGAAAACTTATCCGAAGGGATCCTATTAACTGGCGGAAATGTAACGGTAAGAAATAGGCTGATTAATTTACCTGCCTATAATAATACAACTGGTAGTCCTGCCAATGCTTATGTTGCAAGTAATGGGTATTTTGGTAGATCTACATCCGCTAAAAAATATAAAGATTTTATTGAAAAAGCAAACGTTGATTATAAAAGAATACTAGAGATCGAGCCGCATAGTTGGTATGACAAAGGTGAAATTAAAAGAAATGGTGGGTCTATAGAAGGCTTAAAAAGATATTACGGAGCAATTGCGGATCATTTTGAAGATGTTGGTCTATCAGAATATGTTGTCTACGACGAGGAAACAGGCGCGGTTGAGAACTTTAATGATCGAGCGTGGATATTGCTTATTCCGAATATTAACGATATTAAGGGGGATTTAGAAAAGTTAGAAACAGAAAACCAACTGCTCAAAAACGAACTAAAAATTATTAAGGAGATGATTTCATGA
- a CDS encoding polysaccharide pyruvyl transferase family protein — translation MKKVLYIGWIGYRNLGDELMFDLFKEHLSTLGEDFSVDGVNIEHRYLKNIPIENYDLIVLGGGSILGGNNHYLHPYIIDYLYKCILLNKKIMIWGSGIDWGPKALIEQLESTGNIPLALNEDLKAKIKTVFEESVWTGVRGPLTLALLKAHGVDKCHISGDPGFLMNVDQLSKEDQVMINLDFTDKQEKIIGVNWGTSFNNIYGGNEEQVEDQLVDALKQLINQGYHIYLYTVWNTDLPAIERLYQKLNDHKNVTFDKTLYNHNQLLSLNTKFILTINFKLHPNYISLAANTPFIAFGYRFKIFDFAKSVDLEDFVISTDETNISQQIQSKVSNIISDKSQIKTKMNEQLNYYRDKISEPFKNNLYL, via the coding sequence GTGAAAAAGGTATTATATATAGGTTGGATTGGATATAGAAATCTAGGAGACGAATTAATGTTCGACTTATTCAAGGAACATTTATCTACACTTGGAGAGGATTTCTCAGTAGACGGCGTAAACATTGAACACAGGTATTTAAAAAATATTCCGATTGAAAATTATGACCTAATCGTCTTAGGTGGAGGGTCAATACTTGGTGGCAATAACCACTATCTTCATCCATACATTATTGACTACCTTTACAAATGTATTTTATTAAATAAAAAAATTATGATATGGGGTTCAGGAATTGACTGGGGTCCAAAGGCTTTAATTGAGCAACTAGAAAGCACAGGAAATATTCCTTTAGCATTAAATGAAGACCTAAAAGCAAAAATAAAAACTGTCTTTGAAGAGAGCGTATGGACGGGAGTTCGTGGGCCATTAACCTTAGCATTATTAAAAGCACATGGTGTAGATAAATGCCATATTAGTGGTGATCCAGGGTTTCTAATGAATGTTGATCAACTCTCAAAAGAGGACCAGGTCATGATTAATTTAGATTTTACTGATAAACAAGAAAAGATCATCGGTGTGAATTGGGGGACAAGTTTTAATAACATCTATGGAGGAAACGAGGAACAGGTTGAAGATCAACTCGTAGACGCGCTTAAACAATTAATCAATCAAGGCTACCACATCTACCTATATACAGTTTGGAATACCGATTTACCTGCAATTGAACGACTTTATCAGAAATTAAATGATCATAAAAATGTTACTTTTGATAAAACATTATATAACCACAACCAACTATTATCTTTAAATACTAAATTTATTCTGACAATCAATTTCAAACTACATCCTAACTATATTTCTTTAGCAGCTAACACTCCTTTTATTGCATTTGGTTATCGGTTTAAAATATTTGACTTTGCGAAATCTGTTGACCTTGAAGATTTTGTAATCTCCACTGATGAAACTAATATTAGTCAGCAGATCCAATCAAAAGTGTCTAACATAATTTCAGATAAGTCCCAAATTAAAACAAAAATGAATGAACAACTAAATTACTATAGAGATAAAATTAGCGAGCCATTTAAAAATAATCTATATCTATAA
- a CDS encoding M23 family metallopeptidase has protein sequence MSKTFIWPTNTKRVTSPYGPRRHPITGKTGSMHHGIDIAESGTRPIYASAAGIVSRSYLSASYGEVIFIRHDINGNAWETVYAHMRSGSRSVKVGDRVKQGQTIGTMGNTGQSTGQHLHFELHKGFWNINKTNGVDPQKFLEKDLYPAKKPSVGSTYTVKKGDTLSAIAKKYGTTVAKLVKDNNIKNPNLIHPGQKLNVSGSAVKHYTVKRGDNLSVIAKNHGISLDQIKKLNPQVKGPKYIIQPGDKIKVK, from the coding sequence ATGAGTAAAACATTTATCTGGCCGACAAATACTAAACGAGTAACAAGTCCATATGGTCCAAGACGACATCCGATCACAGGTAAAACTGGAAGTATGCACCACGGGATTGATATTGCTGAAAGTGGCACAAGACCAATCTATGCATCTGCAGCTGGTATTGTCAGTCGATCTTATTTAAGCGCATCTTACGGTGAGGTTATTTTTATCCGTCATGATATTAATGGCAACGCGTGGGAAACCGTCTATGCGCATATGAGATCAGGCTCACGTAGCGTAAAAGTCGGTGACAGGGTTAAACAAGGTCAGACGATTGGCACGATGGGTAATACAGGTCAATCAACAGGTCAGCATTTACATTTCGAGTTACACAAAGGGTTTTGGAATATTAATAAAACAAATGGAGTGGATCCGCAAAAGTTTTTAGAAAAGGATTTGTATCCTGCTAAAAAACCAAGCGTAGGATCCACCTACACGGTCAAAAAAGGCGACACTTTATCAGCTATCGCTAAAAAATATGGCACAACAGTTGCTAAATTAGTTAAGGATAATAACATAAAAAATCCTAATCTAATTCATCCTGGGCAAAAGCTCAATGTTAGCGGATCTGCAGTAAAGCATTATACGGTCAAACGTGGTGACAATTTGAGTGTGATAGCTAAAAATCATGGTATCAGTTTGGACCAGATTAAAAAGCTAAATCCACAAGTTAAAGGTCCGAAATATATTATCCAACCAGGGGATAAAATTAAGGTTAAGTAA